In Chitinophaga oryzae, the sequence TGCCGCACTGGGCTATCAGTATTATGTGGTACAGCAAACGGCCAACAAGCTGGCTGCCGGCGGTATCACCATTACTTCAGCATCTTACCAGGTAGCCTCTTTTCTGCCGGTGTTACTGATTGTCCTTCTATTTATGGCTGCCAGGGGCATCTATAAAGACGAGAAGCTGATCAAATCGCTGGACAGGCTCAGATAGACCATCAAAACATTGCACTATAAAGAGAGAGGGCTGATCATCACTGACCAGCCCTCTTTTCTGTTGGGTATTTTTCAAAGAAATTTTCCGGTATAACTTTCTTTTACTTTCTTCAATCCTTCCGGCACGCCTGTGTACAGCAGACTTCCGCCGCCGGCGCCGCCTTCCGGCCCCAGGTCGATCACCCAGTCGGCGCTGCGGATCACGTCCAGGTTGTGTTCTATCACCAGTACCGTATGCCCCTGATCGATCAGCGCATTGAAAGAGTTCAGCAGTTTTTTGATATCATGGAAATGCAGGCCCGTAGTCGGTTCGTCGAAGATAAACAGGATTTTGCCCTGCGCTTTGCCTTTACCGAGGAAGGAAGCCAGCTTCACACGTTGTGCTTCACCACCGCTCAGGGTATCGCTGCTCTGTCCCAGTTTTACGTAGCCTAATCCCACATCGCTCAGCGGGCGGATTTTATTGCAGACATCTTTTTCGTCTTTAAAGAACTCCAAAGCTTCATCTACGCCCAGCTCCAGCACTTCGTAAATACTTTTGCCCTTATAGGTCACTTCCAGGACTTCGTCTTTAAACCTTTTACCGCCGCAGCTTTCACACAGCAGGTGTACGTCTGCGAGGAACTGCATTTCCACAATCACTTCACCTTCTCCTTTGCAGGCGTCGCAACGGCCGCCGTCCACGTTGAAAGAAAAATGTTTGGGCTGGAAACCGCGCATTTTGCTGAGCGGCTGCCGGGCAAAGAGGTCGCGGATTTCGTCATATGCCTTGATGTAGGTCACCGGGTTGGAGCGGGATGATTTACCGATCGGGTTCTGGTCTACCATTTCTATCTGGGTGATGTCATCCACTGCGCCTTTCAGTGCTTTGTGGTACCCTACCCTTTCTGCGAATTCGCCTTTCAGCTTCATCAGCGCCGGGTAGAGTATCTGTTTTACCAGCGTGGTTTTACCGGAGCCGCTCACGCCTGTCACCACGGTCAGCACTTCCAGCGGAAAATCGACGGAGATGTCTTTCAGGTTATGTTGACGGCAGCCTTCGAGGGTAATGGCTTTTTTCCATTTACGCAGTTTTTGCGGAGGGTCTATCCGGTAATTGCCGCTCAGGTATTTGCCGGTCAGGCTTTTACCGTCGGTCAGTATTTCCGGGTAAGTGCCGGCGAAGATCACTTCGCCGCCGAGGTGACTGGCCAGCGGGCCCATGTCGATGATATAATCGGCTTCCTCCATCATTTGCTCGTCGTGCTCCACGATCACCACGGTATTGCCAAGGTCGCGCAGTTCTTTCAGCACGTTGATCAGGCGGTGGGTATCGCGGGCATGCAGACCGATGCTTGGTTCATCGAGGATGTACATGGAGTTGGTGAGGTTACTGCCCAGCGTGCGGGTAAGCTGTATACGCTGGCTTTCGCCACCACTGAGGGTATTGGCCACCCTGTTGAGCGTCAGGTATCCTAACCCTACGTCCAGCAATGTTTTCAGCCGGTGGTTGATTTCAAACAGGATACGTTTGGCCACCTGCTGATCATATTCGTTGAGTTGCAGGTTATCGAACCAGTTTTTCAGGTCTGATACCGGCATGTCTACCAGGCGGGCGATGTTGCTGTCGCCTACGCGGATGTAGAGCGCTTCTTTCCGCAAACGGCCGCCGCCGCACTCGTGGCATACGGTACGTCCGCGGTAGCGTGCCTGCAGCACGCGGTATTGTACTTTGTAGAGGTTCTGCTCTACCATTTTGAAGAATTCGTTCAGGCCGTAGAAGTGTTCGTTGCCCGTCCACAGCAGCTGCACCTGCTCATCTGTGAGGTCTGCGATGGGTTTGTGTACCGGGAATCCGAATTTACGGGCCACTTTGATGAGCGCTTCTTTGTATTCGCCCATTTTCTCACCTCTCCAGGGAGCGATGGCGCCTTCAAAAACGCTGAGGCGTTTATCGGGGATGACGAGGTCGGCGTCGATACCGAGCACCTGTCCAAAACCTTCGCAGGTGGGGCAGGCGCCGTAGGGGTTGTTGAAAGAGAAGAGATTGGGCACCGGTTCTTCAAACTGGATACCATCCAGCTCGAAGCGGTTGGCGAAGTGGGTCACGTTTTTGCCGTCCACTTCCACGTAACAGTCGCCCTCGCTTTCGTAAAAGGCTGTCTGCACACTGTCGGCTATACGATGTTTGTCATCTTCCTCAAAATCTTTAACCACCAGCCTGTCTATCAGCACCCAGGCGTCTGCGGGCACGGCCGGCTTCTTTTGTTCCAGCAGCTCTTCGATGCGCAGCAGGCCATTGCCGCCGGCTGACGGCGCGTACAAACGGGAGAAGCCTTTCTGCATCAGGATATTCAGCTCCTCTTTCACGTCTCTTTTCGCGTGGCGGCGGAAAGGTACCATCAGCAATACTTTACTGCCGTGCTCGAGGTTACTGATAAAGTCTGTTACGTCGCTGACTTCATGTTTTTTCACGAGCTGGCCGGAAACGGGGGAATAGGTTTTCCCGACGCGGCCGAACAACAACCGGAGGTAGTCGTAGATCTCCGTCATAGAGCCCACGGTGGAACGAGGCGTGCGGGTGATCACTTTTTGTTCGATTGCGATGGCCGGGCAGATGCCTTTGATATAGTCCACGTCCGGTTTGTTCATCCTCATGAGGAACTGACGGGCGTAGGAACTGAGGCTTTCCGCGTAGCGGCGTTGTCCTTCTGCGTACAGGGTGTCCATGGTGAGGGAAGATTTTCCCGAACCGGACACGCCGGTCACCACCACCATTTTATTGCGGGGGATGGAGACGCTCACATTCTTGAGATTGTGGACCCTGGCGCCTTTTATGAAGATATTGTCCTGCGGGTTAACCGGCTGAGGATCAATGATGGTTTCTTTTTTCTTAGTTTTCATTGCCATGACAGAACAAATTTACGGGAAAAGATGTTAGATGAATAGTAATTGGTCAGGCAATTCATTCACAGAAAATTAACCTGGATATAGTACCCCAAAATGGCTAAAAGCTACTCTCCAAGGGCAAAAAAGCTGGTTTTATTATTTGTTTTATTGAAGTATTCTTTTATATTTGCGTAGAACGTTTTCTATACCTTTGAATCGTAACAAAATCTTTAACGCTTAAAACTGCTCATTATCGCCTAAACTTTACTCAATTAAACAACCAACAGGCTGTAAAATCTGTATTTATTTACTAACCCGTTCTAGTTGTAGAAGTTTATGCAAATAATGTACAAATTGTGCGACGAGCAGTTGATCACCCTTTTCAAGAAAGGCCATACTTCAGCATTGGAGGAATTGGTTCACCGTCATAAAGACAAGGTGTACACTTCCATTTTGTTGCTTGTAAAGGATTCTTTCCTGGCGGAAGATATTTTCCAGGATACTTTCATCAAAATCATCGACACGATCAGGGCTGAACGCTATACGGAGAAGGGGAAGTTTTTGCCCTGGGCGATGCGTATTGCACACAACCTGTGTGTGGACCACTTTAGAAAGATCAAGCGCACCCCGATGATAAAAACCGGCGATGACAAAGATATCTTCGACGTACTGGGCTTCAGCGACAGCTGTGTGGAAGACAAGATCATTACCCGTCAGAGCCACGACCGCGTCCGCATCATGCTGGACATGCTCCCGGAGGAGCAGCGGGAAGTAATTATCCTACGACATTATGCGGAACTGAGTTTCAAAGAAATTGCCGATCTCACGCAAGTGAGCATCAATACTGCCTTGGGTCGTATGAGGTATGGCCTGATCAATCTCCGGAAGATGATGACGGAGAAGCAAATTTGTCTATGAACGACCCTTTTTTTTGCTTGCCAGCAGCGGGCGGCCGGATGTAATGTCCGACCGCTCGTTATTTTTAGGCAAGTCTCTTCCTGC encodes:
- the uvrA gene encoding excinuclease ABC subunit UvrA, whose translation is MAMKTKKKETIIDPQPVNPQDNIFIKGARVHNLKNVSVSIPRNKMVVVTGVSGSGKSSLTMDTLYAEGQRRYAESLSSYARQFLMRMNKPDVDYIKGICPAIAIEQKVITRTPRSTVGSMTEIYDYLRLLFGRVGKTYSPVSGQLVKKHEVSDVTDFISNLEHGSKVLLMVPFRRHAKRDVKEELNILMQKGFSRLYAPSAGGNGLLRIEELLEQKKPAVPADAWVLIDRLVVKDFEEDDKHRIADSVQTAFYESEGDCYVEVDGKNVTHFANRFELDGIQFEEPVPNLFSFNNPYGACPTCEGFGQVLGIDADLVIPDKRLSVFEGAIAPWRGEKMGEYKEALIKVARKFGFPVHKPIADLTDEQVQLLWTGNEHFYGLNEFFKMVEQNLYKVQYRVLQARYRGRTVCHECGGGRLRKEALYIRVGDSNIARLVDMPVSDLKNWFDNLQLNEYDQQVAKRILFEINHRLKTLLDVGLGYLTLNRVANTLSGGESQRIQLTRTLGSNLTNSMYILDEPSIGLHARDTHRLINVLKELRDLGNTVVIVEHDEQMMEEADYIIDMGPLASHLGGEVIFAGTYPEILTDGKSLTGKYLSGNYRIDPPQKLRKWKKAITLEGCRQHNLKDISVDFPLEVLTVVTGVSGSGKTTLVKQILYPALMKLKGEFAERVGYHKALKGAVDDITQIEMVDQNPIGKSSRSNPVTYIKAYDEIRDLFARQPLSKMRGFQPKHFSFNVDGGRCDACKGEGEVIVEMQFLADVHLLCESCGGKRFKDEVLEVTYKGKSIYEVLELGVDEALEFFKDEKDVCNKIRPLSDVGLGYVKLGQSSDTLSGGEAQRVKLASFLGKGKAQGKILFIFDEPTTGLHFHDIKKLLNSFNALIDQGHTVLVIEHNLDVIRSADWVIDLGPEGGAGGGSLLYTGVPEGLKKVKESYTGKFL
- a CDS encoding RNA polymerase sigma factor, with translation MYKLCDEQLITLFKKGHTSALEELVHRHKDKVYTSILLLVKDSFLAEDIFQDTFIKIIDTIRAERYTEKGKFLPWAMRIAHNLCVDHFRKIKRTPMIKTGDDKDIFDVLGFSDSCVEDKIITRQSHDRVRIMLDMLPEEQREVIILRHYAELSFKEIADLTQVSINTALGRMRYGLINLRKMMTEKQICL